A region of the Conyzicola lurida genome:
GAACTGGGGCACCGGCGCTTGTCGATAACGCCCCTCATTCCTATCTAGCGCGAACGGCTAGTAGCGCACCGGAAGCCGACCTACGCTGTATCCGTGAGCAAAAACGAGGGGCACAATCACGACCACGCGGCGGGGATAACCAACCGTGCGCGTCTCGTCGTGGCGATCGCGATCGTCGGTGTCTTCCTCGTGGTCGAGGTCGTCGGCGCGGTGCTGTCGGGTTCGCTCGCGCTGCTCGCCGATTCCGGCCACATGCTCTCCGATCTGCTCGGTCTCGTCGTCGCGCTCGTGGCGCTGTCGATCGCGGCGCGGCCCGCCACCGACCGTCAGACCTTCGGATACCAGCGCGCGGAGGTGTTCGGCGCCCTGCTGAACGGCGTGCTGCTGGCAGGGGTCGCGATCTTCGTCGCCGTCGAGGGCATCGGCCGCCTGTTCCGGCCCGAATCCGCCGAGGTCTTGAGCGCACCGATGCTCGTCATCGCTGTCGTCGGACTGGCCGCCAACGTCGCGTCCCTGCTGGTGCTGCGCGGGGGTGTGGAAAAGGGCGGTTCCATCGGTATGCGAGGTGCCTACCTCGAGGTGCTCGGCGACCTGTTCGGCTCGGTCGCGACGATCATCGCTGCCGTGGTCATCATCACGACCGGCCTGGTGCAGGCCGACGCGGTCGCGTCCCTCGTCATCGCCGCCCTCATCGTGCCCCGCGCGTTCAGCCTGCTGCGGGACGTCTTCCACGTTCTCAGCGAGTCGGTGCCGACGCACATGAACATCGAGGAGATCCGCCAGCACCTGCTCGGCACCCCCGGCGTCGTCGACGTGCACGACGTGCACGTGTGGGCGATCACCTCGGGCGCCCCGGTCTTCTCCGCCCACATCGTCGTCTCGAAAGAACTGTTCGAGGCCGGCGGCGTCGGCGCCCTGCTCGACGAGCTGAGCGGGTGCCTCACCGGCCACTTCGATGTCGAGCACTCGACGTTCCAGATCGAACCGACCGAGCACGCTGCCCACGAGGACCAACTGCACCGTTAGATTTCGGCAAGCCGAAACTTTTGCTAAAGTTTCGGCATGCCTAAAAGTCCCGTCCTCCAGTCACGGGGCGCTCCCGCGCGGTCTTCGCTCTTCTTCCTCCTCGGTCCGGCCTTCGTCGCCGCCATCGCCTACGTCGACCCGGGCAACGTCGCCGCCAACCTGACGGCGGGAGCACGCTACGGCTACCTGCTGCTCTGGGTACTGATCCTCGCCAACCTCATCGCGGTGCTGGTGCAGTACCAGTCGGCGAAGGTGGGCCTGGTCACCGGGCGCAGCCTCGCCGAACTGCTCGGCGAGAAGCTGAAGACCGGACCGCGCCGCTTCTACTGGGGCCAGGCCGAACTCGTCGCGGCGGCGACCGACATCGCCGAGGTCATCGGCGGCGCGATCGCCCTCAACCTGCTCTTCGGGGTGCCGCTGCTGCTCGGCGGCGTGATCGTCGGCATCGCGTCGATGGTCCTGCTCGCCGTCCAGACGCGCAACGGCCAGCGCGCGTTCGAGGTGGTGATCGTCACACTACTCGCCGTCATCGTCGTCGGATTCGTCTCCGGCCTGTTCTTCAGCCACCCCGACCCCGCGCAGATGCTGGCCGGGATCGTTCCGCGGTTCGAAGGCACCGATTCGGTGCTGCTCGCCTCGAGCATGCTCGGCGCGACCGTGATGCCGCACGTCATCTACCTGCACTCGGCGCTCGCCCGTGACCGGCACGGGGTGACCGCGGACGCGGGACGCATCCGCCGACTGTTGAAAGCCACGAGATGGGATGTCGGCACTGCCCTGCTCATCGCCGGTGCTATCAACATCTCGATGCTGCTGCTCGCGGCATCCGCCCTTCGTGGGGTCGACGGCACTGACTCCATCGAGGGCGCACACGCGGCCATCGTCGACGCCCTCGGGCCAGCCCTCGGCGTCGTGTTCGCGGTCGGCCTGCTCGCCTCCGGCCTCGCGTCGACCAGCGTCGGCACCTACGCGGGCGCGTCGATCATGGGCGGCCTGCTCAAGGTGAAGGTGCCGCTGCTACTGCGGCGGGTGATCACTCTCGTGCCGGCGCTCGTCGTGCTCGGTGTCGGGTTCGATCCCACCCGCGCGCTGGTGCTCAGCCAGGTGGTGCTGAGCTTCGGCATCCCGTTCGCGCTCGTGCCCCTCGTGCGCTTCGCCAGTTCGAAGACGCTGATGGGCGAATTCGCCAACGCGGCCTGGCTGCGCTGGGTGAGCTGGATCAGCACCGGCGCCATCATCGCCATCAACGTCGTTCTCATCGTGCTCGTGATCGGAGGCAACTGATGCCCGCCACTCCCGCGACCTACCCGATGGCGTTCGAGGACTACGTCAAGGTCATCTACGCCCACACCGAGTGGCAGCCCGAGCCGATCACGAGTTCGGTGCTCGCCGGACGATTGGGTCTCGCCGCGTCATCCGTCACCGAAATGGTCAAGAAGCTCGGCGCCAACGGGCTCGTCGACCATGTTCGCTACGGCGCGATCACATTGACCCCGGATGGCGCGGCCCTCGCCCTGCGGATGCTGCGACGTCACCGGCTCATCGAGACCTGGCTCGTGCAGCACTACGGGTACGCCTGGGACGAGGTGCACGACGAGGCGGAGGTGCTCGAGCACGCGCTCAGCGACCGGCTGCTCGACAAGATCGACGACGAACTCGGCCGGCCGACCCGCGACCCGCACGGCGACCCGATCCCGAGCAAAGCGGGCGTGATCAGCCAGCCGGCCGCACTGCTGCTGCGCGACGCCGTGGTGGGGGAGCGGGTCGTGGTCGTTCGGATCTCCGACCGCGACTCGTTGCTGCTGCGCCACCTGGAGGCCGAGTCGGTCGTGCTCGACCGGGCGCTCGAGGTGCGGTCGCGCGACCCGTTCGTCGTGCAGCTCGAGGTCCAGGACGGCGAACGCACGCTCGCGCCGGACGCCCTCGTCTCGATCTGGGTGAGCCGCGAGGAGCCCAGCCGCGTAAAGTAGCAGCGCTATGACTAC
Encoded here:
- a CDS encoding metal-dependent transcriptional regulator, translated to MPATPATYPMAFEDYVKVIYAHTEWQPEPITSSVLAGRLGLAASSVTEMVKKLGANGLVDHVRYGAITLTPDGAALALRMLRRHRLIETWLVQHYGYAWDEVHDEAEVLEHALSDRLLDKIDDELGRPTRDPHGDPIPSKAGVISQPAALLLRDAVVGERVVVVRISDRDSLLLRHLEAESVVLDRALEVRSRDPFVVQLEVQDGERTLAPDALVSIWVSREEPSRVK
- a CDS encoding Nramp family divalent metal transporter produces the protein MPKSPVLQSRGAPARSSLFFLLGPAFVAAIAYVDPGNVAANLTAGARYGYLLLWVLILANLIAVLVQYQSAKVGLVTGRSLAELLGEKLKTGPRRFYWGQAELVAAATDIAEVIGGAIALNLLFGVPLLLGGVIVGIASMVLLAVQTRNGQRAFEVVIVTLLAVIVVGFVSGLFFSHPDPAQMLAGIVPRFEGTDSVLLASSMLGATVMPHVIYLHSALARDRHGVTADAGRIRRLLKATRWDVGTALLIAGAINISMLLLAASALRGVDGTDSIEGAHAAIVDALGPALGVVFAVGLLASGLASTSVGTYAGASIMGGLLKVKVPLLLRRVITLVPALVVLGVGFDPTRALVLSQVVLSFGIPFALVPLVRFASSKTLMGEFANAAWLRWVSWISTGAIIAINVVLIVLVIGGN
- a CDS encoding cation diffusion facilitator family transporter encodes the protein MSKNEGHNHDHAAGITNRARLVVAIAIVGVFLVVEVVGAVLSGSLALLADSGHMLSDLLGLVVALVALSIAARPATDRQTFGYQRAEVFGALLNGVLLAGVAIFVAVEGIGRLFRPESAEVLSAPMLVIAVVGLAANVASLLVLRGGVEKGGSIGMRGAYLEVLGDLFGSVATIIAAVVIITTGLVQADAVASLVIAALIVPRAFSLLRDVFHVLSESVPTHMNIEEIRQHLLGTPGVVDVHDVHVWAITSGAPVFSAHIVVSKELFEAGGVGALLDELSGCLTGHFDVEHSTFQIEPTEHAAHEDQLHR